The following coding sequences are from one Lysinibacillus sp. FSL W8-0992 window:
- a CDS encoding class I SAM-dependent methyltransferase, with the protein MEKIEKLFGMLNEHAEKIEKEQDTTLLEGVLDGLEAWLDGDVDFSQQGATKEDVRKSIQIAILKGMRKGSQPNHQMTPDTLGLLVGYFVEQIFADRLAKEKLTMLDPAVGTGNLLLTVMNLLDGKVEASGVEVDELLIRLAAATADLTEQPVSLYRQDALQDLLVDPVDAIVCDLPVGYYPNEEVALDYELCASEGMSYAHHLFIEQSVNYTKDGGYLFFLAPTHLFESEQSKQLHKYIQKHAWIQAIIQLPDTMFANKSLEKSIVILQKQGEAFKAPKEVLLAKVPNMQNKQALAMFFEKVKMWQEGK; encoded by the coding sequence ATGGAAAAGATTGAAAAACTATTTGGGATGCTAAATGAGCATGCAGAAAAAATAGAAAAAGAGCAGGATACGACTTTATTAGAGGGTGTACTTGATGGACTAGAGGCTTGGCTTGATGGGGATGTAGATTTCTCACAGCAAGGTGCAACGAAAGAAGACGTGCGCAAGTCCATTCAAATTGCTATTTTAAAAGGAATGCGAAAAGGTTCCCAGCCAAATCATCAAATGACGCCAGATACTCTTGGTCTATTAGTTGGCTATTTCGTAGAACAAATTTTTGCGGATCGATTAGCAAAAGAAAAACTGACAATGTTGGACCCAGCAGTTGGCACTGGTAACTTACTGTTAACTGTTATGAATTTACTTGATGGAAAAGTAGAGGCATCTGGTGTGGAGGTTGATGAGTTACTTATCCGATTAGCCGCAGCAACAGCAGATTTAACAGAGCAGCCAGTTTCTTTATATCGACAAGATGCTTTGCAAGACCTATTAGTAGATCCTGTAGATGCCATTGTTTGTGATTTACCAGTCGGTTACTATCCGAATGAGGAAGTGGCGTTAGATTATGAGCTTTGTGCATCTGAGGGCATGAGCTATGCACATCATTTATTTATTGAGCAGTCTGTCAATTATACGAAGGATGGGGGATATTTATTTTTCCTAGCTCCGACGCATCTCTTTGAATCTGAACAGTCTAAGCAACTGCATAAGTACATTCAAAAGCATGCTTGGATTCAAGCAATAATTCAATTGCCAGATACGATGTTTGCTAATAAATCACTTGAAAAAAGTATTGTGATTTTACAAAAACAAGGGGAAGCTTTTAAAGCTCCGAAAGAAGTATTGTTGGCGAAAGTACCAAATATGCAAAATAAACAAGCTCTTGCGATGTTCTTTGAAAAAGTGAAAATGTGGCAAGAAGGAAAATAA
- a CDS encoding universal stress protein, producing MANHYKSIVVAVDGSKEAEYAFRKSIDVAKRNEGAVLNLVNVIDTRSFAAIEAYDRSIAERAQAFSEELLNGYKKQAEDEGLANVNLIIEYGSPKNIITKELSKIVDADLIICGATGLNAVERFLIGSVSEAIVRSANCDVLVIRTPEA from the coding sequence ATGGCTAATCATTATAAAAGCATTGTAGTTGCAGTAGACGGTTCTAAAGAAGCGGAGTACGCTTTTCGTAAGTCAATCGATGTTGCTAAACGTAACGAAGGTGCTGTATTAAACCTAGTAAACGTAATTGATACACGTTCATTCGCTGCTATCGAAGCATATGACCGTTCAATTGCAGAACGTGCACAAGCTTTCTCAGAAGAATTATTAAATGGTTACAAAAAACAAGCTGAAGATGAAGGCTTAGCAAACGTAAACCTAATAATTGAGTATGGATCTCCTAAAAATATTATTACAAAAGAGCTTTCTAAAATCGTAGATGCAGATTTAATTATTTGTGGAGCTACTGGTTTAAATGCAGTAGAACGCTTCCTAATCGGTTCAGTTTCAGAAGCAATCGTACGTTCAGCTAATTGTGACGTACTTGTTATCCGTACACCAGAAGCTTAA
- the ald gene encoding alanine dehydrogenase: protein MKIGIPKEIKNNENRVAMTPAGVVSLTHAGHEVYIEAGAGIGSSFTDADYAAAGAHIVASAKEAWAQEMILKVKEPVASEYDYFYEGQILFTYLHLAPERELTQALIDKKVVGIAYETVQLANGSLPLLTPMSEVAGKMATQIGAQYLEKNHGGKGILLGGVSGVQRGKVTVIGGGIAGTNAAKIAVGMGADVTVIDLSPERLRQLEDMFGRDVQTLISNPYNIAESVKSSDLVVGAVLIPGAKAPKLVSEEMIQSMQPGSVVVDIAIDQGGIFASSDRVTTHDDPTYIKHGVVHYAVANMPGAVPRTSTIALTNNTIPYALQIANKGYKQACIDNPALKKGVNALDGHITYKAVAEAQDLPYVNVDELIK, encoded by the coding sequence ATGAAGATTGGTATTCCAAAAGAAATTAAAAACAACGAAAATCGCGTAGCAATGACACCAGCAGGGGTTGTCTCATTAACGCATGCTGGCCACGAAGTGTATATTGAAGCAGGAGCTGGTATTGGTTCAAGCTTTACAGATGCAGATTACGCGGCAGCGGGTGCACATATTGTTGCATCAGCAAAGGAAGCATGGGCTCAAGAAATGATTTTAAAAGTAAAAGAACCCGTAGCATCGGAATACGATTACTTTTATGAAGGACAAATCTTATTTACCTATTTACATTTAGCGCCGGAGCGTGAACTAACGCAGGCATTAATAGATAAAAAAGTTGTAGGTATTGCCTATGAAACAGTACAACTTGCAAATGGCTCTTTACCTTTATTAACGCCGATGAGTGAAGTTGCAGGTAAAATGGCAACTCAAATTGGTGCACAATATTTAGAGAAAAATCATGGTGGTAAAGGTATTTTATTAGGTGGTGTATCTGGTGTACAACGCGGAAAAGTAACAGTTATTGGTGGCGGAATTGCTGGCACAAATGCTGCGAAAATCGCTGTTGGTATGGGAGCGGATGTAACGGTTATTGATTTAAGTCCGGAACGTCTACGTCAATTAGAAGACATGTTTGGTCGCGATGTACAAACGTTAATTTCTAACCCTTATAATATTGCAGAATCAGTGAAAAGCTCAGATTTAGTTGTTGGGGCTGTTCTAATTCCTGGTGCTAAAGCACCGAAGCTAGTATCGGAAGAAATGATTCAATCGATGCAACCAGGCTCTGTTGTTGTGGATATCGCGATTGACCAAGGTGGGATTTTTGCGTCATCTGATCGCGTGACAACACACGATGATCCAACATATATTAAGCATGGGGTTGTACATTACGCTGTTGCCAATATGCCAGGTGCTGTACCACGTACGTCAACGATTGCTTTAACAAATAATACAATTCCATATGCGCTACAAATAGCAAACAAAGGCTATAAACAAGCATGTATAGACAATCCTGCATTGAAAAAGGGTGTTAATGCATTAGATGGGCATATTACTTATAAAGCGGTAGCAGAAGCGCAAGATTTGCCATATGTGAATGTTGATGAATTAATTAAATAA